One stretch of Vulpes lagopus strain Blue_001 chromosome X, ASM1834538v1, whole genome shotgun sequence DNA includes these proteins:
- the LOC121482998 gene encoding LOW QUALITY PROTEIN: alpha-enolase-like (The sequence of the model RefSeq protein was modified relative to this genomic sequence to represent the inferred CDS: deleted 1 base in 1 codon): MSILKIHAREIFDSCGNPTVEVDLYTSKGLFRAAVPSGASTGIYEALELPDNDKTRYMGKGVSKAVEHINKTIAPALISKKVNVVEQEKIDKVMIEMDGTENKSKFGANAILGVSLAVCKARAVEKGVALYHHVADLAGNSEVILPVHAFNVINGGSHAGNKLAMQEFMILPVGAANFKEAMRIGAEVYHNLKNVIKEKYGKDATNVGDEGGFAPNILENKEALELLKNAIGKAGYTDKVVIGMDVAASEFFRSGKYDLDFKSPDDPSRYITPDQLADLYKSFIRDYPVVSIEDPFNQDDWEAWQKFTASAGIQVVGDDLTVTNPKRISKAVGKNSCNCLLLKVNQIGSVTESLQACKLAQSIGWGVMVSHRSGETEDTFIADLVAGLCTGQIKTGAPCRSERLAKYNQILRIEEELGSKAKFAGRSFRNSLAK, from the exons ATGTCTATTCTCAAGATCCACGCCAGGGAGATCTTTGACTCTTGCGGGAACCCCACTGTTGAGGTTGACCTCTACACCTCCAAAGGTCTCTTCAGAGCTGCTGTGCCCAGTGGTGCCTCCACTGGTATCTACGAGGCCCTCGAGCTCCCGGACAATGACAAGACACGCTACATGGGGAAAGGTGTCTCAAAGGCTGTTGAGCACATCAATAAAACTATTGCACCTGCCCTGATTAGCAAGAAAGTGAACGTTGTGGAGCAGGAAAAGATTGACAAAGTGATGATCGAGATGGACGGGACAGAGAATAAATCTAAATTTGGTGCAAACGCCATTCTGGGAGTGTCCCTG GCTGTCTGCAAGGCGAGGGCTGTCGAGAAGGGGGTGGCCCTGTACCACCACGTTGCTGATTTGGCTGGCAATTCTGAAGTTATCCTGCCAGTTCACGCTTTCAATGTCATCAACGGTGGTTCCCATGCTGGCAACAAGCTGGCCATGCAGGAGTTCATGATCCTTCCCGTTGGTGCAGCGAACTTCAAGGAGGCCATGCGCATTGGAGCAGAGGTTTATCACAACCTGAAGAATGTCATCAAGGAGAAATATGGAAAAGATGCCACCAATGTGGGCGATGAAGGTGGATTTGCTCCTAATATCCTGGAGAACAAAGAAGCTCTGGAACTGCTGAAGAATGCCATCGGGAAGGCTGGCTACACCGATAAGGTGGTCATCGGCATGGACGTAGCTGCTTCCGAGTTCTTCAGGTCTGGGAAGTATGACCTGGACTTCAAGTCCCCTGATGACCCCAGCAGGTACATCACGCCTGACCAGCTGGCTGACCTCTACAAGTCCTTCATCAGGGACTACCCAGTGGTGTCTATCGAAGACCCCTTCAACCAGGATGACTGGGAAGCTTGGCAGAAGTTCACTGCCAGCGCTGGAATCCAAGTGGTGGGGGACGATCTCACCGTGACCAACCCGAAGCGGATTTCCAAGGCCGTGGGCAAGAATTCGTGCAACTGCCTCCTGCTTAAAGTGAACCAGATTGGCTCTGTGACCGAGTCTCTTCAGGCGTGCAAGCTGGCCCAGTCCATTGGGTGGGGCGTCATGGTGTCGCATCGCTCCGGGGAGACCGAAGATACCTTCATCGCTGACCTGGTGGCgggactctgcactgggcagaTCAAGACGGGTGCACCATGCAGATCTGAGCGCTTGGCCAAGTACAACCAGATCCTCAGAATTGAAGAGGAACTGGGTAGCAAGGCCAAGTTCGCCGGCAGAAGCTTCAGAAACTCCCTTGCCAAGTAA